A genomic stretch from Malus domestica chromosome 15, GDT2T_hap1 includes:
- the LOC103450486 gene encoding uncharacterized protein At1g01500 has translation MDGSNEVSSNGEVENHALQIIRYSPYQPCSKLPSSWFDLRVFYVRISNFKVDDSTPKFLTLHHIPVSPDTLLEVNGAKTSIHSEGVSSHLRRDRVDKKSEEATFVNTDSIRLTGSARFEVYDKDDLILSGVLEMSNSNGFIGESKNNVKRWSMNCESDISACTGFLKGKHLGGAELTAPTIEVYITGCFSGTPIILTKTLQLHFRKKHNRKSTLGAIPEYETTECQKDVSRGVDIEVAEYRNYKPENEDEYNNMYWRRTEYMDGEDGELSWFNAGVRVGVGIGLGVCLGVGIGVGLLVRTYQTTTRTFKRRLL, from the exons ATGGATGGTTCAAATGAAGTTTCAAGCAATGGTGAAGTTGAGAATCATGCCCTCCAGATTATAAGATACTCTCCTTACCAGCCCTGCAGTAAATTACCTTCATCTTGGTTTGATTTGAGAGTCTTCTATGTGAGGATTAGTAACTTTAAGGTTGATGATTCGACCCCAAAGTTTCTGACTCTCCATCATATTCCTGTAAGCCCGGATACCCTTTTGGAAGTCAATGGTGCTAAAACTAGCATTCACTCTGAAGGTGTTTCTTCACATCTTAGAAGGGATCGGGTAGATAAGAAGTCTGAAGAGGCCACATTTGTGAATACAGACAGCATAAGGTTGACGGGGAGCGCGAGATTTGAGGTGTATGACAAAGATGATCTCATCCTCTCTGGGGTGTTAGAGATGTCTAATAGCAACGGTTTCATTGGGGAATCAAAAAACAATGTCAAGCGATGGAGCATGAATTGTGAATCAGATATCAGTGCTTGCACTGGATTTTTGAAGGGGAAACATCTTGGTGGCGCTGAATTAACTGCACCAACCATTGAAGTTTACATCACAGGATGCTTCTCTGGCACACCGATCATCTTAACCAAGACACTGCAGCTTCATTTTAGAAAGAAACACAATAGGAAGAGCACGTTGGGTGCAATACCAGAGTACGAGACAACCGAATGCCAGAAAGATGTCTCTCGTGGAGTTGATATTGAG GTAGCAGAGTACAGAAACTACAAGCCGGAGAACGAGGATGAGTACAACAATATGTACTGGAGGAGGACGGAATATATGGACGGTGAAGACGGAGAACTCTCATGGTTCAATGCTGGTGTGAGAGTTGGCGTGGGTATCGGACTTGGCGTTTGCCTTGGAGTTGGCATAGGGGTCGGTTTGCTGGTCCGCACTTACCAAACGACCACGCGAACTTTCAAGAGGCGCCTGTTGTGA
- the LOC103450487 gene encoding uncharacterized protein, which translates to MFRLWSTSHQQEDDPLNHDAKINELKAAIGPLSGRSLQFCTDACFRRYLEARNWNLGKAKKMLEETLKWRSTYKPEEIRWREVACEGETGKVYRASFRDRSGRTVLILRPGMQNTVSIDNQMRHLVYLIENAVFNLPEGQEQMAWLIDFTGWTLSATVPVKSARDTINILQNHYPERLAVAFLYNPPRIFEAFWKIVKYFLDNKTFHKVKFVYPKNKDSVELMKQYFDEENLPIEFGGPAILNYDHEEFSKLMNQDDVKSAAFWCPDDKPPHWANGRSGAEVAPEPVSLTPAAS; encoded by the exons ATGTTTCGCCTCTGGAGCACTTCTCATCAGCAAGAGGACGATCCCTTGAACCATGACGCTAAG ATCAATGAGCTGAAGGCTGCGATTGGACCGCTATCTGGACGCAGTTTGCAGTTCTGCACTGATGCATGCTTCAGGCGGTACTTGGAGGCGCGAAATTGGAACCTTGGCAAGGCGAAGAAAATGTTGGAGGAAACACTCAAATGGAGGTCAACCTATAAGCCTGAGGAAATCCGCTGG CGCGAAGTTGCATGTGAAGGCGAGACCGGGAAAGTTTACAGAGCAAGTTTTCGCGATCGTAGTGGGAGGACTGTTCTTATACTGAGACCGGGAATGCAG AACACGGTATCAATAGACAATCAGATGCGGCATCTGGTGTATCTGATTGAGAATGCTGTGTTCAACCTTCCGGAGGGCCAAGAACAAATGGCGTGGCTGATAGACTTCACAGGGTGGACGCTAAGTGCTACCGTGCCTGTGAAATCGGCTCGAGACACCATCAACATTTTACAGAACCACTACCCTGAGAGACTAGCAGTAGCATTTCTCTACAATCCCCCACGCATTTTTGAAGCATTTTGGAAG ATTGTCAAGTATTTCTTGGATAACAAGACATTCCACAAGGTTAAGTTCGTTTACCCGAAGAACAAAGATAGCGTGGAGCTTATGAAACAATATTTCGACGAGGAAAATCTCCCTATTGAGTTTGGAGGACCAGCCATACTAAACTATGATCACGAGGAATTCTCTAAACTAATGAATCAAGATGATGTGAAATCAGCTGCATTTTGGTGCCCCGATGACAAACCACCACATTGGGCTAATGGGCGTTCTGGAGCTGAGGTGGCTCCAGAGCCAGTGAGCCTTACACCAGCAGCCAGCTGA
- the LOC103450582 gene encoding strychnine-10-hydroxylase-like produces the protein MDSLPYANSITAGLFTVFIVFYYLSRRWRAANHKGKLSPPEAKGGWPIFGHLHLFGGSTPPHITLGAMADKYGPIFTIRLGVHPSLVISSSEIAKECYTTKDLSVLSRPKMVVVDHVSYNYAMFGFGPPGPYWREIRKIVTLELLSVRKVELLKHIRVSEVTTFLKELHELWSTKKKEGSKDGVVVELKQWLGDMTLNVILTMVAGKRYSVAAAGDEKKEARRVQTALRELFDYLGMFLVGDAVPYLRWLDWGGHEKAMKKSATEMHAIIAEWVEEHKQRRAKGDAKGEQDFIDALLSVLDGADLGSFDADTITKATSLNVIAGGGDTTMVTLTWAISLLLNNPHVLKKALNELDTKIGKKRVVSEEDISNLVYIQAIVKETLRLYPVGPLSGPRIFTEDCTIAGYHIRKGTRLIPNFWKIQTDLKNWPEPFEFKPERFLTTHKDVDLKGQHFQFIPFSSGRRSCPGLAFGLQMVQFTLASFLHAFEISNPSSAPIDMTESFGMTNVKAAPLNVLIKPRLSSELYG, from the exons ATGGATTCTCTCCCTTATGCAAACTCTATCACTGCTGGCCTGTTCACAGTATTCATCGTGTTCTATTACTTATCACGAAGATGGAGAGCTGCCAATCACAAGGGAAAATTATCCCCACCAGAAGCCAAGGGTGGATGGCCTATATTTGGTCACCTTCATTTGTTCGGAGGCTCCACACCTCCTCACATAACTTTGGGAGCCATGGCGGACAAGTACGGACCCATTTTCACTATCCGCCTTGGCGTCCATCCGTCGTTGGTAATAAGCAGCAGTGAGATCGCAAAAGAATGCTACACAACCAAAGACTTGAGCGTACTCTCTCGCCCAAAGATGGTGGTTGTAGATCACGTTAGCTACAACTATGCAATGTTTGGGTTCGGACCACCTGGACCCTATTGGCGAGAAATTCGCAAGATCGTTACCTTGGAGTTGCTCTCAGTCCGGAAGGTTGAGCTGCTCAAGCACATTCGAGTGTCGGAagtgactactttcttaaaagaATTGCACGAACTTTGGAGTACAAAGAAAAAGGAGGGCTCGAAAGATGGAGTGGTTGTAGAGCTAAAGCAATGGCTTGGGGACATGACGCTGAACGTTATTCTTACAATGGTGGCCGGAAAGCGGTATTCGGTGGCTGCCGCTGGGGATGAGAAGAAAGAAGCGCGTAGGGTTCAGACTGCATTGAGGGAGTTATTTGATTATCTGGGCATGTTTTTGGTGGGTGATGCGGTTCCTTATCTGCGGTGGTTGGATTGGGGTGGACATGAGAAGGCAATGAAGAAAAGTGCAACGGAAATGCACGCCATTATTGCAGAGTGGGTTGAAGAGCATAAGCAGAGGAGAGCAAAAGGTGATGCAAAAGGAGAACAGGACTTCATAGATGCGTTGCTTTCTGTGCTTGATGGTGCAGACCTTGGCAGTTTTGATGCTGATACGATCACCAAAGCCACAAGCTTG AATGTTATTGCAGGAGGTGGCGATACCACCATGGTGACATTGACGTGGGCAATATCGTTATTGCTGAACAACCCTCACGTTTTGAAAAAAGCTCTAAACGAACTGGACACCAAAATAGGCAAAAAAAGAGTTGTGAGTGAGGAAGATATAAGCAACTTGGTCTACATCCAAGCTATTGTAAAGGAGACGTTACGTTTGTACCCTGTAGGACCACTATCAGGGCCGCGTATATTCACTGAAGATTGCACCATTGCTGGCTACCACATCCGAAAGGGCACCCGGTTGATCCCAAACTTCTGGAAGATCCAAACTGACCTGAAAAATTGGCCTGAGCCATTCGAGTTCAAGCCAGAGAGATTTCTTACCACACACAAGGATGTTGATCTGAAGGGTCAACATTTTCAGTTTATTCCTTTTTCAAGTGGTAGAAGATCATGCCCTGGTTTGGCATTTGGTCTTCAAATGGTGCAATTTACATTGGCTAGTTTTCTGCATGCATTTGAAATCTCAAACCCGTCGAGTGCACCAATTGATATGACAGAGAGTTTTGGAATGACTAACGTTAAGGCAGCTCCACTCAATGTTCTCATCAAACCTCGCTTATCTTCTGAACTCTATggataa